In Oncorhynchus kisutch isolate 150728-3 unplaced genomic scaffold, Okis_V2 scaffold2325, whole genome shotgun sequence, the genomic stretch caacaatactaaatgaacaatgaacacttttattttaacttaatataatacatcaataaaatcaatttagtctcaaataaattatgaaacatgttcaatttggtttaaataaatgcaaacacaaagtgttggagaataaagtaaaagtgcaatatgtgccatgtaaaaaagcgaacgtttcagttccttgctcagaacatgagaacatatgaaagctggtggttccttttaacatgagtcttcaatattcccaggtaagacgttttaggttgtagttattataggactattctctctataccatttgtatttcatatacctttgactattggatgttctaataggcactttagtattgcctgcctaatctcaggagttgataggcttgatgtCATTAACAGCGCAAtacttgaagcattgcgaagagctgctggcaaacgcagtaaagtgctgtttgaatgaatgcttacgagcctgctgctgcctaccacccctcagtcagactgctctatcaaatcatagacttaattataacataataacacacagaaatacgagccttaggtcattaatatggtcgaatctggaaactatcattcccgaaaacaaaacgtttaatctttcagtgaaatacggaaccgttccgtattttatctaacgggtggcatccataagtctaaatattcctgttatattgcacaaccttcaatgttatgtcataattacctaaaattctggcaaattagttcgcaatgatcCAGGCAGCCccaactgttgcatataccctgactctgcgtgcaatgaacgcaagagaagtgacacaatttcacctggttaatattgcctgctaacatgattttcttttagctaaatatgcaggtttaaaaatataaacttctgtgtattgattttaagaaaggcattgatgtttatggttaggtacattcgtgcaacgattgtgcttttttcacaaatgtgtttttgttaaatcatcccccgtttggcgaagtcggctgtctttgttaggaagaaatagtcttcacacagttcacaacgagccaggcggcccaaactgctgcatataccctgactctgttgcacagaacgcaagagaagtgacacgatttccctagttaaaagaaattcatgttagcaggcaatattaactaaatacgcaggtttaaagatatatacttgtgtattgatttcaaGGAGTtgttgtttatggttaggtacattggtgaaATGACATGCTTTTTTTCGCGactgcgcttgttaaatcacccgttttgCGAAGtcggctgtgattcaatgataaattaacaggcaccgcatcgattatatacaATGCAGTACAAGCTAGataatctagtaatatcatcagccatgtgtagttaactagtgattatgttaagattgattgtttttgttataagatacgtttaatgctagctagcaccttaccttaaTGCTAGTTAGCACCTTACCTTAATGCTAGTTAACACCTTACCTTAATGCTAGTTAGCACCTTACCTTAATGCTAGTTAGCACCTTACCTTAatgctagttacagtgccttgcgaaagtattcggcccccttgaactttgcgaccttttgccacatttcaggcttcaaacataaagatataaaactgtattttttttgtgaagaatcaacaacaagtgggacacaatcatgaagtggaacgacatttattggatatttcaaacttttttaacaaatcaaaaacggaaaaattgggcgtgctaaattattcagccccattaagttaatactttgtagcgccaccttttgctgcgattacagctgtaagtcgcttggggtatgtctctatcagttttgcacatcgagagactgacattttttcccattcctccttgcaaaacagctcgagctcagtgaggttggatggagagcatttgtgaacagcagttttcagttctttccacagattctcgattggattcaggtctggactttgacttggccattctaacacctggatatgtttatttttgaaccattccattgtagattttgctttatgttttggatcattgtcttgttggaagacaaatctctgtcccagtctcaggtcttttgcagactccatcaggttttcttccagaatggtcctgtatttggctccatccatcttcccatcaattttaaccatcttccctgtccctgctgaagaaaagcaggcccaaaccatgatcctgccaccaccatgtttgacagtggggatggtgtgttcaaggtgatgagctgtgttgcttttacgccaaacataacgttttgcattgtttccaaaaagttcaattttggtttcatctgaccagagcaccttcttccacatgtttggtgtgtctcccaggtggcttgtggcaaactttaaacaactctttttatggatatctttaagaaatggctttcttcttgccactcttccataaaggccagatttgtgcaatatacgactgattgttgtcctatggacagagtctcccacctcagctgtagatctctgcagttcatcctgagtgatcatgggcctcttggctgcatctctgatcagtcttctccttgtatgagctgaaagtttagagggacggccaggtcttggtagatttgcagtggtctgataccccttccatttcaatattatcgcttgcacagtgctccttgggatgtttaaagcttgggaaatatttttgtatccaaacccggctttaaacttcttcacaacagtatctcggacctgcctggtgtgttccttgttcttcatgatgctctctgcgcttttaacggacctctgagactatcacagtgcaggtgcatttatacggagacttgattacacacaggtggattgtatttatcatcattagtcatttaggtcaacactggatcattcagagatcctcactgaacttctggagagagtttgctgcactgaaagtaaaggggctgaataattttgcatgcccaatttttcagtttttgatttgttaaaaaagttagaaatatccaataaatgtcgttccacttcatgattgtgtcccacttgttattgattcttcacaaaaaaatacagttttatatctttatgtttgaagcctgaaatgtggcaaaaggttgcaaagggggccgaatactttcgcaaggcactgtaaattcctcctacagagaaccattaacttctggcGTAGAAAACAGACTATGGCACTCTacgtctgcattgcttgctgtttgtggggttttaggctgagggtttctgtacagcactttgtgacatcggctgatgtaagaagggctttataaatatatttgattgtaCTATTTTCCTGAATATCAATCATAGTGCTGCCTAAAACATACTGCAACCTTTTACTAAATGTTTTCTTGTTGTCATTTTATGCATTTAATTCAATTTCAGAAATGTATTATAGCTTATGTGCACCTAGTGTGCAGTTGTCTAATGGGAATCAGTGAATGTTTTGTTGTCGAAGCTTAGCTACCTGATCTATTGAAATTAGATGATTTGAACGAGaacaaatataatatatttttagaGAATAAAGAAAAGTTCCAGAACTGTCAAGACAGCAACCTTTTGTGTCCGTTTGTCTTTATTACTACAGACCGACTCCGATCAAGTCTGAGGccagtaacatcaacagtgaggacaaacccaacctgcctctctccttccacactgagtagaaacctacagttactgggtcctgattgtgacagtggagcccagtttgcactgcagggtccagagatggcatcagtgaagctggaagactgcagtcaaacactggagctgaatgtcaacattaaagatgaagaagaagaggaggagattggtacatctgtttctcatggtaagagcaggttctatctACAGCATTTTATATTGAAAGTACAGTGTTTCTTGCTTCAATAGAACGATCAGGGTTGTGCAACTACAGTGTGTTTTCCTTCAACAGAAAACACATTAGGCagaaaatagcttcattttcATCCGCTGACAACAGAACTGCAACACTCAttggctggcagccacacaagtaaatgagcttACGATGCAAAAAGCAAGGTATATTATTTATGTTGTTGCTAAAACGATGCATGGTcatcatatttctaatgtttatcatagaaagaatgtagccagctaTATTTCCTGATCTAATGTGTTGATTGAAGTGAATCTGGCATTTTACTGGAGAAAAGTGGTCTGGCTACACCAAGATCAGTACCagagtagctccacatcagtcagagtgctttctgctgatagaatgatggagaacagtagctccacatcagtcaggtctgctgatagaatgatggagaacagtagctccacatcagtaaggtctgctgatagaatgatggagaacagtagctccacatcagtcaggtctgctgatagaatgatggagaacagcagctccacatcagagtgctgtctgctgatagaatgatgaacagtagctccacatcagtcagagtgctgtctgctgatagaatgatggagaacagtagctccacatcagtcagagcgctgtctgctgatagaatgatggagaacagtagctccacatcagtgctttctgctgatagaatgatggagaacagtagctccacatcagtcaggtctgctgatagaatgatggagaacagtagctccacatcagtaaggtctgctgatagaatgatggagaacagtagctccacatcagtcaggtctgctgatagaatgatggagaacagcagctccacatcagagtgctgtctgctgatagaatgatgaacagtagctccacatcagtcagagtgctgtctgctgatagaatgatggagaacagtagctccacatcagtcagagcgctgtctgctgatagaatgatggagaacagtagctccacatcagtgctttctgctgatagaatgatggagaacagtagctccacatcagtcaggtctgctgatagaatgatggagaacagcagctccacatcagagtgctgtctgctgatagaatgatgaacagtagctccacatcagtcagagtgctgtctgctgatagaatgatggagaacagtagttccacatcagtcagagcgctgtctgctgatagaatgatggagaacagtagctccacatcagtgctttctgctgatagaatgatggagaacagtagctccacatcagtgctttctgctgatagaatgatggagaacagtagctccacatcagtcagagtgctgcctgctgatagaatgatggagaacagtagctccacatcagtcaggtctgctgatagaatgatggagaacagcagctccacatcagagtgctgtctgctgatagaatgatggagaacagcagctccacatcaaatcaaatcaaatcacatttatttatatagcccttcgtacatcagctgatatctcaaagtgctgtacagaaacccagcctaaaaccccaaacagcaagcaatgcaggtgtagaagcacggtggctaggaaaaactccctagaaaggccaaaacctaggaagaaacctagagaggaaccaggctatgtggggtggccagtcctcttctggctgtgccgggtggagattataacagaacatggccaagatgttcaaatgttcataaatgaccagcatggtcgaataataataaggcagaacagttgaaactggagcagcacatggccaggtggactggggacagcaaggagtcatcatgtcaggtagtcctggggcatggtcctaggtctcaggtcctccgagagagagaaagaaagagagaaggagagaattagagaacgcacacagattcacacaggacaccgaataggacaggagaagtactccagatataacaaactgaccctagccccccgacacataaactactgcagcataaatactggaggctgagacaggagggatcaggagacactgtggccccatccgaggacaaccccggacagggccaaacaggaaggatataaccccacccactttgccaaagcacagcccccacaccactagagggatatcttcaaccaccaacataccatcctgagacaatgctgagtatagcccacaaagatctccgccacagcacaacccaaggggggggcgccaacccagacaggaagttcacatcagtgactcaacccactaaggtgatgcaccccttccagggacggcatgagagagccccagtaagccagtgactcagcccctgtaatagggttagaggcagagaatcccagtggaaagaggggaacccggccaggcagagacagcaagggcggttcgttgctccagagcctttccgttcaccctcccactcctgggccagactacactcaatcatatgacccactgaagagatgagtcttcagtaaagacttaaaggttgagaccgagtttgcttctctgacatgggtaggcagaccgttccataaaaatggagctctataggagaaagccctgcctccagctgtttgcttagaaattctagggacaattaggaggcctgcgtcttgtgaccgtagcgtacgtgtaggtatgtacggcaggaccaaatcagagagatagttaggagcaagcccatgtaatgctttgtaggttagcagtaaaaccttgaaaacagcccttgctttgacaggaagccagtgtagggaggctagttttttggggttctagtcaggattctagcagccgtatttagcactaactgaagtttatttagtgctttatccgggtagccggaaagtagagcattgcagtagtctaacctagaagtgacaaaagcatggatacatttttctgcatcatttttggacagaaagtttctgatttttgcaatgttacgtagatggaaaaaagctgtccttgaaatggtcttgatatgttcttcaaaagagagatcagggtccagagtaacgccaaggtccttcacagttttatttgagacgactttacaaccattaagattaattgtcagattcaacagaagatctctttgtttctggggacctagaacaagcatctctgttttgtccgagtttaatagtagaacgttttcagccatccacttccttatgtctgaaacacatgcttctagcgagggcaattttggggcttcaccatgtttaattgaaatgtacagctgtgtgtcatccgcatagcagtgaaagttaacattatgttttcgaataacatccccaagaggtaaaatatatagtgaaaacaatagtggtcctaaaacggaaccttgaggaacaccgaaatttacagttgatttgtcagaggacaaaccattcacagagacaaactgatatctttccgacagataagatctaaaccaggccagaacttgtccgtgtagaccaatttgggtttccaatctctccaaaagaatgtggtgatcgatggtatcaaaagcagcactaaggtctaggagcacgaggacagatgcagagcctcggtccgatgccattaaaatgtcatttaccaccttcacaagtgccgtctcagtgctatgatggggtctaaaaccagactgaagcatttcgtatacattgtttgtcttcaggaaggcagtgagttgctgcgcaacagccttctgtaaaatttttgagaggaatggaagattcgatataggccgatagttttttatattttctgggtcaaggtttggctttttcaagagaggctttattactgccacttttagtgagtttggttcacatccggtggatagagagccgtttattatgttcaacataggaagcaggaagcagctctttcagagtgctgtcagtcagagtgctgtcagtcagagtgctgtctgctgattgaatgatggagaacagtagctccacatcagtcagagtgctgtctgctgatagaatgatggagaacagtagctccacatcagtcagagtgctgtctgctgatagaatgatggagaacagtagctccacatcagtgctgtctgctgatagaatgatggagaacagtagctccacatcagtgctgtctgctgatagaatgatggagaacagtagctccacatcagtgctgtctgctgatagaatgatggagaacagtagctgagtggaggatgatatgaaatgagtctgtgtagtgactaacccttgtgatagtgagtggaggatgatatgaaatgagtctgtgtagttactaacccttgtgatagtgagtggaggatgatatgaaatgagtctgtagttactaacccttgtgatagtgagtggaggatgatatgaaatgagtctgtagttactaacccttgtgatactgagtggaggatgatatagGTCAAAATTGTCATGACTTTTACCCCTTCTTTAGATTTCAACTGTGACCCACTTTTAGAATAGTTGTATTCTcctttgtattgtactgtattgtactgtattgcattgtactgtattgtattctcctttgtattgtactgtattgtattgtactgtactgtattgtattgtattgtactgataCACCTCCGGTCAAAAGTTGTAGAACACCtacaagagtgtgtaaagctgtcatcaaggcaaagggtggctgtttgaagaatcctaaatatattttatattttgatttgtttaaccttttatttattttggttactacatgattccatacgtgttatttcatagtgttgatgacatcactattattctacaacgtagaaaatagtacaaataaagaaaaacctttgaatgagtaggtgttctaaacctttgaatgagtaggtgttctaaacctttgaatgagtaggtgttctaaacctttgaatgagtaggtgttctaaacctttgaatgagtaggtgttctaaacctttgaatgagtaggtgttctaaacctttgaatgagtaggtgttctaaacctttgaatgagtaggtgttctaaacctttgaatgagtaggtgttctaaacctttgaatgagtaggtgttctaaaccttttgactggtagtcGCCCAGTACAGGCAGAAGAGGATATGATGTCATGTGTTTATCACACCAACTGACTGGTTCTTCTGTTGTTGTTCACACAGGGGACCTtgttgagacattctctacatccagagagcaacagcaggGAGATCACAGACCTAAGAGATCTcaccactgcccacattgtgaggaGGTTTTCCCATTTCTATCAGGACTAAAAATACACCtacaaatacacacaggagataaTCCGTATTCCCCCTCTGACTATGGGAAGAGATTCACAACATCACATTCTCTGACAGTTCACCAGAGTGTGCactctggagagaagccttactcctgctctgactgtgggaagagtttctctcGACTGAGCCATTTAAAAAGACACCAAAGTATACataaaggagagaagccttactcctgctctgactgtggggagAGTTTCGCTCAACTGGGGACTTTAAAAAAACACCAACGTATTCACACAGGCGAGAAGCCTTACTTCtgttctgactgtgggaagaattTCTCCCGATTGGATAccttaaaaacacatgaacgtatacatacaggagagaagctttACTCCTGCTCTCATTGTGgcaaatgcttcacaacatcaactgagctaaaagttcatcagagaacacacacaggagagaagccttactcctgttcTGACTGTGGAGTGAGTTTCTCTCGACTGGGCCACTTAAAAACTCATGAaagtatacacacaggagagaagccttactactgctctgactgtgtgaaattcttcacaacatcaactgagctaaaggttcatcagagaacacacacaggagagaagccctactcctgctctgactgcgggGCGAGTTTCTCACAGCTGGGcaacttaaaaacacatgaacgtatacatacaggagagaagccttattactgctctgactgtggaaaatgttttaaaacatcaactgggctaaaagttcaccagagaacacacacaggagagaagccttacaccTGCTCTCACTGTGGTGTGAGTTTCTCTCGATTGGGAcacttaaaaacacatgaacgtatacatacaagAGAGAAGCCTTAAACATGCTCTTGACTGTGGGGCAAGTTTCTCTCGACTGGGCAACTTAAAAACCCATAAaagtatacacacaggagagaagccttattacTAGAGCTGTGGCGGCCATGACGTTGTGTCAGCCGGTGATTGGCATATAAATAATTaccggtctcatggtaattgacctaaacatgtttagcatgtcttggcttccacgcatagcctacaagccactgatgtggACCTTTTTGAAACATCtacattgtaaaaaatataatgaatccatataatataatacaccttcacaataaatccataatttattttatacaggTCTAAAAGAAACACGATATAAAGAAAATGTagcctatttcagaagaacaaaatagcatattctgagttgtccttacagtatgttaggtcctgatctggcttggccatatggctgtgggcaacactagttcatTTAACACACAATTGAGCATAGCTGGAATAAAACACATATTCCCCAATGAATTTCAGAGGAAGTGTGCACTATTCTGTGTTAACAGGTCCTCCTAATATGCTTACTTTACATTGAGTTTTATAACTTTAGTTGGGATCCAAACGTATGTTTTTGATTTTTAAGACATTGTAAAGGCTGCATGGtgcaactctaatgatgatttgaaaaaaaagtTGGATGAAAGGCCTGCGCTCTGCTCTGTTTCTTTTacgcaggctgcacacacttcatcagtctctcattcacaatttgacaagcacttgatcaTGTTCtcaaccatcagactgttcatCGTTTAATCTAGTCTTTACATACAGCCTATTAATAAATGTGTAGAATTATTTTTCAATTAAAAAGTCATCCGTAGCATGCCGTCGATTAGCGAATGAAGGTTACGACGCATCCATAAGGTTAGAGGAAGCTGaaagttaattgaaataaattgtACTTCGCTGTACCTGTACACTTCGCTGTATCTTCGCTGTACCTATAATAACCCGGGCCGTACCTGTTATACCCCAGGCCGTACCTGTTATACCCCAGGCCGTACCTGTTATACTCCAGGCCGTACCTGTTATAGCCCAGGCCGTACCTGTTATAGCCCAGGCCGTACCTGTTATAGCCCAGGCCGTACCTGTTATACCCCAGGCCGTACCTGTTATACCCCAGGCCGTACCTGTTATAGCCCAGGCCGTACCTGTTATAGCCCAGGCCGTACCTGTTATAGCCCAGGCCGTACCTGTTATAGCCCAGGCCGTACCTGTTATACCCCAGGCCGTACCTGTTATAGCCCAGGCCGTACCTGTTATAGCCCAGGCCGTACCTGTTATAGCCCAGGCCGTACCTGTTATAGCCCAGGCCGTACCTGTTATACCCCAGGCCGTACCTGTTATAGCCCAGGCCGTACCTGTTATACCCCAGGCCGTACCTGTTATAGCCCAGGCCGTACCTGTTATACCCCAGGCCGTACCTGTTATAGCCCAGGCCGTACCTGTTATAGCCCAGGCCGTACCTGTTATAGCCCAGGCCGTACCTGTTATACCCCAGGCCGTACCTGTTATAGCCCAGGCCGTACCTGTTATACCCCAGGCCGTACCTGTTATAGCCCAGGCCGTACCTGTTATAGCCCAGGCCGTACCTGTTATAGCCCATGCCGTACCTGTTATACCCCAGGCCGTACCTGTTATAGCCCAGGCCGTACCTGTTATACCCCAGGCCGTACCTGTTATAGCCCAGGCCGTACCTGTTATAGCCCAGGCCTACTCTACGCTATACGCGCTCAGCCATGCATTGAATGGTCTTTTTTGCCAGCAGTGATTGAGTGATATTATTAGTCAGAATTATGACTATCCAATCTACTCATAGCATTACGAATAATAAGCTATTTTACATAAGTCTACAAATGTAATAATGCATAGAATGCTTTAATACGAAGGTGCATTTTTACGGTGAAAATCGGCTTCCTCAAAGTTGGAAGTCACCTATGTATGTCTGATAGGCTACACCGGTTAGGAAATAGGATTCATGTCCTAGAGACAGCTGGGATCCTCTTTAACATAGTGGCCTAAGAACATGTTTTCACTAGGCTCTGTAGGCTCAATGACTGGGCTTATAAGAACACGTTTTCACTAGGCTCTGTAGGCTCAATGACTTGGCTTTAAAGAACACGTTTTCACTAGGCTCTGTAGGCTCAATGACTGGGCTTTAAAGAACACGTTTTCACTAGGCTCTGTGCTCTCTAACCGTGTTCCAGGGGTCCTAGTCTATAGGCTACGTTTGGTGTTATTTGGACATTTTTAGTTATGATataaaccttattaaaacatatagggcTATGAGCTATGCTATATGATGCGTGCGACTATGATTTGGGAAAAAAAGGCATGCGCTGATTCTTGCTTTAGACTGTATACTCTGGGCaccattcacaagtgataatacattGTTCACAAGTGACAATATTGTCAAACCAATAGACATTTTCTGAAGTTAATCTTGTcttttacatatactaaataacgTTTGAATTATATGTCATGTTTTTCCCgcagttcattttcatgccagccgtGTAAGTAGgctactcctgttgtaaagcgaAGCAATCTACTTAATATTAGGAACGTTGATAAATAAACAAACTgcattggaaagtattcagaccccttccttcctccacttcctgttacattacagacttattctaaaatggattcaattgttttttttttttactcatcagtctacacacaacaccccataatgacatcacaataccccataatgacatcacaataccccataatgacatcacaataccccataatgacaaagcaaaaacaggttttacaaCATTTTtccaatttattattattaaattgtgtttacttgatagctacctacacaaatagctagctagaacaaagtgttaaaataaattcattaaaaagatTAAAAGCAATACAAATAAGTTATCCAGAGTTATTTACAGAactccaccattcaggcctttatggttgagtggccgaaggaatccactcctcagtaaaaggcacatgacagcccgcttgaagtttgccaaaaggcacctaaaggactctcagaccatttaGAAACAcaattatctggtctgatgaaaccaagattgagctctttggcctgaatgccaagtgtcacgtctggagcaaacctggaatcatccctacggtgaagcatgg encodes the following:
- the LOC116369903 gene encoding zinc finger protein 239-like isoform X2, which translates into the protein MSLRCKKQGDLVETFSTSREQQQGDHRPKRSHHCPHCEEVFPFLSGLKIHLQIHTGDNPYSPSDYGKRFTTSHSLTVHQSVHSGEKPYSCSDCGKSFSRLSHLKRHQSIHKGEKPYSCSDCGESFAQLGTLKKHQRIHTGEKPYFCSDCGKNFSRLDTLKTHERIHTGEKLYSCSHCGKCFTTSTELKVHQRTHTGEKPYSCSDCGVSFSRLGHLKTHESIHTGEKPYYCSDCVKFFTTSTELKVHQRTHTGEKPYSCSDCGASFSQLGNLKTHERIHTGEKPYYCSDCGKCFKTSTGLKVHQRTHTGEKPYTCSHCGVSFSRLGHLKTHERIHTREKP
- the LOC116369903 gene encoding zinc finger protein 239-like isoform X1, producing the protein MASVKLEDCSQTLELNVNIKDEEEEEEIGTSVSHGDLVETFSTSREQQQGDHRPKRSHHCPHCEEVFPFLSGLKIHLQIHTGDNPYSPSDYGKRFTTSHSLTVHQSVHSGEKPYSCSDCGKSFSRLSHLKRHQSIHKGEKPYSCSDCGESFAQLGTLKKHQRIHTGEKPYFCSDCGKNFSRLDTLKTHERIHTGEKLYSCSHCGKCFTTSTELKVHQRTHTGEKPYSCSDCGVSFSRLGHLKTHESIHTGEKPYYCSDCVKFFTTSTELKVHQRTHTGEKPYSCSDCGASFSQLGNLKTHERIHTGEKPYYCSDCGKCFKTSTGLKVHQRTHTGEKPYTCSHCGVSFSRLGHLKTHERIHTREKP